GGTGGCGCTGGGCCTTTTGGTGCTGGTGGTCACGTTGTGGATCAGCGAATGCGTGTCGCCCGCCAACAGCGCGGTCATCCTCACCGGCGCGGCCGTGCTGGGGCTGATGGGCAAGTCGCTGACGCCAGGCGCGCGCCCCATGAAATCCGCCGACGCGCTGGCTGCCATGCTGGGTGGCTTCTCTTCCACGGCGGTGTTGCTGGTGGCGGCGGCGCTGTTCCTGGCGGTGGCGCTCAAGCACACCGGGTTGGACCGGCGCGTGGCCTTGCTGGTGATGAGCCGCGTTGGCATTTCGCCCGCGCGGCTGACGCTGGGTGCGATGATCGTCGGCCTGGTGCTGGCGCTGTTCATCCCATCGGCCACGGCGCGCGTGGGCGCGGTGATCCCGATCATGATCGGGATCACGGCCGCCCTGGGCCTGCCCATTAACAGCTCGCTGGGCGCCACGCTGATGATCGTCACGGCGCAGGCCTGCTCGATCTTCAACATGGGCTTCAAGACCGGCGCGGCGCAAAACCTGATCAGCCTGGACTTCATGCAAAAGGCGTTTGGCCGCACGGTGACCTGGAGCGAGTGGTTTCTGACGGCGCTGCCCTTCACCGCCAGCATGTCGGTGGTGCTGTTCCTGGCCTCGCTGTTCTTGCTGCGCCCGCAAGTGCCGCCCGCCGCAGAGGCCGAGGCCAAGCTGCGCGCGCAACTGGCCGAGCTGGGCCCGCTGTCGGGCGCTGAAAAGCGCCTGATCGCCGTGGCGGTGCTGCTGCTGGTGATGTGGTCGACCGAAGGCGTGCTGCACCCGTTTGACACCACTACCACCACGCAGATCGGCATTGCGCTGCTGCTGATGCCGCGCATCGGCGTGATGCACTGGTCGCAGGCTGAAAAGCTGGTGCCCTGGGGCACGGTGGTGCTGTTCGCGGCCTCGATCTCGCTGGGAACGCTGCTGTCCAAGACCGGCGCGGCCGGCTGGCTGGCGCAGCAAACGCTGGGGCAGATTGGCCTGTCCGCGCTGCCGGTGGTGATGGTGGTGGGCGCGCTGTCGCTGTTCAGCATCGTGCTGCACCTGGGCTTTGCCTCGGCCACCGGCCTGGCCAGCACGCTGATCCCGATCTTCATCGCCTTCGCGCAGACCCTGCCGGTGACCAAAGAGACCGCCTTCGGCATCGTGATGATCCAGAGCTTCGTGGTCTCGTTCGGCTTCATCCTGCCTACCAACGCGCCGCAGAACATGCTGTGCTACGCCACGGGCGCCATCCGCACGAAGGAATTCGCCAAGATCGGCCTGGTGGTCACGGTGGCCGGGCTGCTGCTGATCATGCTGCTGTCGGCCACGGTGTGGCCCATGATGGGGGTGCTCTGACATGGGCGCGCGCATCGGGGTAATTGGTGCGGGCCAGGTGGGCGCCGCGGCGGCCTACCTGCTGTCGGGCACCGCGGGCGTCAGCGATGTGGTGCTGGTGGATGTGAACACGGCCCGCGCGGCTGGCGAGGCCGCCGACATCGGCCACGCCGCCGCCTTCGGCAACGCGGCGCGCGTCAGCGAAGGCGGCTATGCCGATCTGGCTGGCGCCAGCGTGGTGGTGATCACCGCAGGTGCCAGCCTGCAGCCGGGCCAGACGCGCCTGCAACTCGTGCAGAAGAACCTGGGCATTGCCGACAACGTGGTCGAGCAGGTGCTGCGCGCGGCGCCCGACACGGTGCTGCTGTTTGCCACCAACCCGGTCGACGTGATGCCCGCGCTGGCCGTGTTGCGCTGGGGCGTGCCCGCCAGCCGCGCCATTGGCACCGGTTGCATGCTCGACTCCACCCGCTTTCGCGACCGCCTGGCCCATCACCTGAAGGTGGCGCCCGGCGCGGTGCATGCGTACGTCTATGGCGAGCATGGCGATTCGCAAGTGCTGCACTGGAGCAGCGCCGTGGCAGGAGGGGTGCCCATCCTGTCGTTTGCCGAGCAGCTGGGCCGGCCGATCGACGCTGCCCTGCAGCAAACCATGGCCGAGGATGTGCGCGACGCGGCCTACCGCATCAAGGCGGGCAAGGGCGTCTCCAACTTCGGCATCGGCGGCTGCATCGCACGCCTGGTGCACGCCCTGGTGGCCGACGAGCAGGGCGTGTTCCCCGTGTCCACCTTCATGCCCGAGGTGCTGGGCGTGCGCGACACCTGCGTCTCGCTGCCCCACGTGCTGGGCGCGGGCGGCGCATCGCACGCTTTCATGCCGCCGCTGTCGGCAACCGAGGGCGAGGCGCTGGCCGCCAGCGCTGCCGTCGTCGCCACCACCCTCCGCGAGGGCATGGCTGCGCTGCCGCCGCGCACCGCCTGAAGCGCGCCCATGAAAAAGGCCTGCGCGTGGCAGGCCTTCGGTGTGGCAGCGCGGGGCACGTCAGGCGCCCGGCCGCACGCTCAGCGCTTTACTTGGCGCTGACCACGCGCACCATGTCCAGGCAGCGGTTGGAATAGCCCCACTCGTTGTCGTACCAGCTGACCAGCTTGACGAAGTTGTTGTCCAGCGCGATACCGGCATCCACGTCGAAGATGGACGAACGGGCGTCGCCACGGAAGTCGGTGGCCACCACCTTGTCTTCGGTGTAGCCCAGCACGCCCTTCATCTTGCCTTCGCTTTGCGCCTTCATTTCGGCGCAGATCTCGGCGTAGGTGGCGGGCTTGTCCAGCTCAACGGTCAGGTCCACCACCGACACGTCGGACGTGGGCACGCGGAAGCTCATGCCTGTCAGCTTGCCTTTCAGCTCGGGCAGCACCACGCCCACGGCCTTGGCCGCGCCGGTGCTGCTGGGGATGATGTTTTCCAGAATGCCGCGGCCACCGCGCCAGTCTTTGTTGCTGGGGCCGTCCACGGTTTTTTGTGTGGCGGTGGCGGCGTGCACGGTGGTCATCAGGCCGCGCTTGATGCCCCACTTGTCGTTCAGCACCTTGGCGATGGGCGCCAGGCAGTTGGTGGTGCAGCTGGCGTTGCTGATGATCGGCTCGCCCGCGTACTTGGCGCAGTTCACGCCGTGCACGAACATGGGCGTGTCGTCCTTCGACGGGGCCGACATGATGACTTTCTTGGCACCCGCGTCGATGTGCTTTTGCGCGGTTTCTTTGGTCAGGAACAGGCCGGTGGATTCGATCACCACGTCGGCGCCCACTTCGTTCCACTTCAGGTTGGCGGGGTCGCGCTCTTGCGTCAGGCGGATCTTCTTGCCGTTGACGACCAGGGTGTTGCCCTCCACCGCGATGTCGCCCTTGAACTGGCCGTGCACGCTGTCGTACTTCAGCATGTAGGCCAGGTAGTCGGGTTCCAGCAGGTCGTTGATGCCCACGACTTCGATGTCGTTGAAGTTGGCCACGGCGGCGCGAAACACCATGCGCCCGATGCGGCCGAAGCCGTTGATGCCGATCTTGATGGTCATGCGATTTCCTTTGCTAGTTAATTGATAGCTGGCTGCGCTTGTCCATCAAGCGCTGGCGCCCATTGGGGCCATTATTTCTTGCGGCCGGACGGGCCGCCGCGCAGCACCGCCTGCACGGTGTTGGCCACGTTCTCCGGCGTGAAGCCGAACAGCTCGAACAGCTTGGGCGCGGGGGCCGATTCGCCGTAGCGGTCGATGCCCACCACGGCGTCCACGCGGTATTTCCACCAGCCGTCGGTGCTGCCCATTTCCACCGCGACGCGCGGCAGGCCGGCGGGCAGCACGGCTTTCTTGAACTTCTCGTCTTGCCGGTCGAACGTGGTGGTGCTGGGCATCGACACCACGCGCACAGCGATCTTCTGCTTGGCCAGCAGCTCTTGCGCCTTCAGCGCCAGCTGCACCTCGGAGCCGGTGGCGATGATCACCGCCTTGGCCTTGGTTTTCAGACCCAGGTCGGCCGGCTCGCTCAGCACATAAGCGCCGCGGCTGATGTCGGCCAGATCGCGCTTGGGCGCGTAGGGCAGGTTTTGGCGGGAAAGCAGCAGCGCCGTGGGGCGCGTTTGGTTTTCCAGCGCCACGGCCCAGGCGATGGCGGTTTCGGCCGTATCGGCGGGGCGCCACACGTCCAGGTTGGGAATCAGGCGCAGGCTGGCGGCGTGCTCGATGCTCTGGTGCGTGGGGCCGTCTTCGCCCAGGCCGATGGAATCGTGCGTGAAGACGTGCACCACGCGCAGCTTCATCAGCGCGGCCATGCGGATGGCGTTGCGGCTGTAGTCGCTGAAGGTGAGGAAGGTGCCGCCGTAGGGGATGTAGCCGCCGTGCAGCGCAATGCCGTTCATGATGGCGGCCATGCCGAACTCGCGCACGCCGTAGTTGATGTGGCGGCCAATCTGGCCTTCGGCGTTCTTGATCACGCTGCCGTCGGGCGCAAAGCGCAGGTCGGGCGTGGCGGCGGTCTTGGTCAGGTTGGAGCCGGTCAGGTCGGCGCTGCCGCCCAGCATCTCGGGCAGCGCTTTCGTGAACGCTTCCAGCGCCAGCTGGCTGGCCTTGCGGCTGGCCACGGTTTCGGCCTTGGTGTGGGCGGCCACGGCCACGTCGACGATGGTTTGCGCAAAGTCCTTGGGCAGATCGCCCGCCAGGCGGCGCGCCAGCTGGTAGGCCAGCTCGGGGAAGGCCTTGGCGTAGCGGGCAAAGCGCTGCTCCCACTGCGCCTCGGCGGTCTGGCCGGCGCGCTTGGCGTCCCAGTCGGCGTACACCTGGGCGGGAATTTCGAACGGCTGGTATTCCCAGCCCAGCGATTGGCGCGTGAGCGCGATTTCTTCGGCGCCCAGCGGCTCGCCGTGGGCCTTGGCCGTGTCCTGGCGGTTGGGGCTGCCCTTGCCGATGTGGGTTTTGCAGATGATCAGCGTGGGGCGCTCGGCGCTGCCGCGCGCTTCGTGCAGGGCGCGGTCGACCGCGTCCACGTCGTGCCCGTCGATCGGGCCGATCACGTTCCACTGGTAGGCCTCAAAACGCTCGGCCACGTTGTCGACGAACCAGGGCGCCACCTTGCCGTCGATGCTGATGCCGTTGTCGTCGTACAGGGCGACCAGCTTGTTGAGCTTCCAGGCGCCGGCCAGCGCGCAGGCTTCGTGGCTGATGCCTTCCATCAGGCAGCCGTCGCCCAGGAACACATAGGTGTGGTGGTCCACTACGGCGTGGCCGGGGCGGTTGAACTCGGCGCCCAGCAGCTTTTCGGCCAGCGCCATGCCCACCGCGTTGGTCAGGCCCTGGCCCAGCGGGCCGGTGGTGGTTTCCACGCCGGGCGTGTAGCCCACTTCGGGGTGGCCGGGGGTCTGGCTGTGCAGCTGGCGGAAGTTCTTGATCTGCTCGATCGGCAGGTCGTAGCCGCTCAGGTGCAGCAGCGCGTACAGCAGCATCGAGCCGTGGCCGTTGGACAGCACGAAGCGGTCGCGGTCGGCCCAGTGCGGGTTGGCCGGGTTGTGCTTGAGGTGGCGCGACCACAGCGCCACGGCCATGTCGGCCATGCCCATCGGTGCGCCGGGGTGCCCGGAATTGGCTTGCTGGACGGCGTCCATCGCGAGGGCGCGGATGGCATTGGCCATCAGGGAAGTGTTCGGCATGGCTGAAAAGCGGGCGGGTAAGCGGAAACCGCTGATTTTATCGGCCCGTGCGCCCAGCCGCCGCCACGGCGGCCCGCGCGGGCCGGCAGCCCCGCTTTTCCGTACTACAGTTGCGGCGATGCCAAGCCCGATGCGCCCCCTTAAGGCTCAGCCGCCGACGTCGCCCACGTGCCCCATGCCGGTACTGGGCGCACGGCGCGGCGAGCAAGCCCAGCCCCACGCAGGCGGTGCGCGATGAGGCTGGGCGCGCTCAGCGAAGCTGCGGCACCGCGCGGCCTGATCCTGGCCGCCGGGCGGGGCGAACGCATGCGGCCCTTGACCGACCATTGCCCCAAGCCGCTGCTGGAAGTGCACGGCCAGCCGCTGCTGCAGTGGTGGGTTGACGCACTCGCGCGCGGCGGCGTGCACGACATCGTCATCAACACCGGCTGGCTGGGCGAACAGATTGAGAGCCATTTTGACGCCCAGCGCTTGTCCCGCCTGCGTCGGCAGCTATCAAAAGATGAATTGAGCGTGGCCTTCTCGTCCGAAGTGCGCGACTTTGGCTACGCCCTCGAAACCGCTGGCGGCATCGCCCGCGCCCTGCCGCTGCTGGCGCCGCAGCCGCAGGATGTGTTCTGGGTGATGGCGGGCGACATCTACGCGCCCGGCTTCACCATCAGCGCCGAAGCCGCCCAGCGCTTTGCCGCCAGCGGCCGCCTGGCGCACCTGTGGCTGGTGCCCAACCCCGCGCACAACCCGCAGGGCGACTTCGCCATCGGCCCCGACGGGCTGGCGCTCAATCCGGTCAGCGCGCCCGCCGCCGGGCCGCCCCAAGGCGGGCACGCCCCCTCGGGGGGCAGCGCAGCAGGTGAAGCCGCGGAGCGTGGGGGCACGTTGACTTTCAGCACCGTTGCCCTGTACCGGCCCGCGCTGTTCGCGCCGCCGTGGTGCGACATCCTGCCCGGCAACCCGCAGGGCACCGCCGCGCCGCTGGCGCCCCTGCTGCGCAAGGCGATCGCCGCCGGCCAGGTCAGCGCCGAGCTGTACACCGGCGCCTGGACGGACGTGGGCACGCCGGAGCGGCTGGCGCAGCTGAACGTGGTGCCCGCGCCGTGAAGGCCGGTGCCCAGCACCCGAGCACCGGTTGCAAGGACTGATGGCAGACGAAAACACTGCCGCCCATAGCGGCCAGCGCGTGCTGCTGGCCGGCGCCACCGGGCTGGTGGGCCGAGAGCTGCTCAAGCTGTTGCTGGCCGACGATGACGTCGCCCAGGTGCATACGCTGGGCCGCAGCGCACCCACCCAAGCGCACCCGAAGTTGACCCACCATCCGTCTGACCTGCGCCGCATCGCCGCATTGCCGCCGCTGGATGCCGCGCTCATCGCGCTGGGCACCACCATCAAGATCGCGGGCAGCCAAGCGGCTTTTCGCGCAATCGACCACGATGCGGTGCTCGCCGTGGCGCAAGCGGCGCAGCTGGCTGGCGCTGCGCGCGTGGGTGTGGTCAGCGCCATGGGCGCCGATGCGCAATCGCGCCTCTTCTACAACCGCGTCAAGGGCGAGACCGAGGCCGATCTGGCCCAGTTGGGCTTGCCATGCCTGGTCATCGCGCGACCTTCCTTGCTGCTGGGCGACCGAAGCGCGTTGAACCAGCCAGGCCGCCGGGGTGAAAGCCTGGGCGCGGTTGTCAGCGCCTTGCTCAAGCCCCTCATGCCGGCCAACTACCGCGCCATCTGCGCCGAAGACGTCGCCGCCGCTTTGTGGCGGTCTGTTAAACAAGGTGTGCCAGGGCGCACCGTACTGCTTTCAGGCCAGATGCAGCCTCATTGAGGGGCTGCCGCACGGACACAAGCGTTGCCCGTGGCGATTCGTGCGCCGGAGCAAGCGCCAGCAAGCTAGGGCGACACGGAGCGGCGCCGCGCCAAAAGATCAATAGGAGGACAGAGGAAGAGGCGTCAGCCGCACGCTGGTGGGGGTGCGGCGCACGGCGGCGAGTGCACGGCAACCACACCGCACAGGGGAGGCGCCACTTGCGCAGCGGCCACAGCCCGCGCCCCGGTCACGCCGCGCCAAGCCGGTGCCGCCGCTGCGCAGCGGTGGGCCGGGGGAGCTACGCGCCTGAAGGCCATGGGCGCGAGTGTGACTTTGTGCGAATGCGCTGCCCAGCGCGGCCTGCGAGAACCACAGCGCTGGCGGCGGCCATGCCCCTGAAAGCACGGCCAGCAACCGAGCACCGTGGCCTGCAGGGCGCGCGCCGCCGTGTCATCATCCGGCGCATGTCCACACCCACTCCTTCGGCGGTCTACGCAGCGCGCCGCGCCCGCGTGGCCGCGCAGATCGGCGCCAACGCCATCGCCATCGTTCCCACCGCGCCCGAGCGCCAACGCAACCGCGACAGCGACTTTCCGTACCGGCACGACAGCTACTTCTATTACCTGACCGGCTTCACGGAGCCCAACGCCTGGCTGGTGATCACCGGCGACGGGCGCAGCACGCTGTTTTGCCAGCCCAAGGACGTCGAGCGCGAGATCTGGGACGGCATCCGCCTGGGTCCCGATGCCGCCCCCGCCGCGCTGGGCGTGGACGAGGCTTTCTCCGTCAATGAACTCGACCAGCGCCTGCCCAAGCTGCTTGAAAACCGCGCCGTCGTCTGGTACCCGTTTGCCACGCATCCGGGGCTGGAGACACGCATCGACGGCTGGCTGAACCAGGTGCGCGCGCGCGTGCGCTACGGCGCACTGGCGCCCGATACGCAGCGCGACCTGTGCGCCGTGCTGGACGAAATGCGCCTGATCAAAGACGCACATGAGCTGGCCACGATGCGCCGCGCCAGCCAGATCAGCGCCCGTGCCCACGTGCGCGCCATGCAGCGCAGCGCCGCCATGCTGCGCGCGGGCCAAGACGTGCGCGAATACCACCTCGACGCCGAGCTGCTGCACGAATTCCGTCAGCACGGCTCGCAGTTTCCGGCCTACACCAGCATCGTCGCCGCAGGCGCCAACGCCTGCGTGCTGCATTACCGCGCCGACGCGGCACCCATCCGCGATGGCGAGCTGGTGCTGATCGACGCGGGCTGCGAACTGGACGGTTATGCGTCAGACATCACCCGCACCTTCCCCGCCAACGGCCGCTTCACCGCGCCGCAGCGCCAGCTGTACGAACTGGTGCTGGCCAGCCAGCAGGCCGCGGTGGACGCCACCCGCCCCGGCGCGCGCTTCAACGACCCGCACGACGCCACCGTGCGCGTGCTGACGCAGGGCATGCTCGACCTGGGCCTGATCGACAAGGCCGAATACCCCACGCTGGACGAAGCCATCGCCCGCCGCGCCTACTTCCCCTTCTACATGCACCGCACCAGCCACTGGCTGGGCATGGACGTGCACGACTGCGGCAGCTACGTGGAGCCATCCGAAGTCGGCCAGATCAGCGAACGCACCGACCCGCTGTCGGGCGAGCTCATCAAGGACCGGCCCAGCCGCATATTGCGCGCCGGCATGGTGCTGACCATCGAGCCGGGCATCTATGTGCGCCCCGACGAGAAGGTGCCGAAGGACTTCTGGAACATCGGCATCCGCATCGAAGACGACGCCGTGGTGACCGCAACCGGCTGCGAGCTGATCACGCGCGACGTGCCCGTGGACCCTGACGCGATCGAGGCGCTCATGCGCGTGTGATAGGTCAGTGCAGAAATGCGTTTGCTCTGAAATAAATAGCTGTCAGCGCTTGCCTGGGGGGCGCTGGAGGCATAAAAGATCATGCATTCAGGTGCGAAAAAATCAGCAACGGCGGTGCGCCTGCTGCACGTCTGCGTCAGTCAGGCGCGGCCATTGACGGTGGGCGGGCGCAAGCTGCTCTCGGGCATCGGCAAGCGGGCGATGGCCGGCCCGGTGGCGGTAGGCCCGCTGGGGCTGGCGGGCGACGAGCAGGCCGACCTGAGCATTCACGGTGGCCTGGCCAAGGCGGTGTACGCCTACCCCAGCGAGCATCTGGCCTTCTGGCAGGCCGCGCGCCGAGAAGGGGGCGCCAGCCTGTTCGACGAGCCGCTGCCGCCCGGCTTCGTGGGCGAAAACCTCACGCTGGCGGGGCTGCTGGAAGCGCAGGTTTTCATCGGTGACACCCTGCGCTTTGACGGCTCTGATTGCGTGCTGCGCGTAACGGCGCCGCGCGAGCCGTGCGGCAAGTTCACCGCCGTCATGGGCTTTGCCGAAGCCGCCCGGCTGATGGTGCGTGAGGCGCGCTGCGGCTTTTATCTGGCCGTCGATGCCCCGGGCGTGCTGCAGGCGGGCGCGACGCTGCGCCTGACTCCGGGACTGCGCGGCCTGCGAGTAGCCGATGCCATTCGCGCCAAATGGGCACGGCATCGGCACGGCTGAAGCTGTTGCAAGAAATCGTGACAAAATTAAATTTGTCAAGCCTCGATGTATTAGAAGCGCAACGCGCGCGAGAACAAAGGCGCGATTCGGTGAAATAGTGGCGGTTGAGTCGGCCGCGCTATTCATTTGACATTAAGCTCCCGTGCCATCAAATAACAGGAGGATCCCATGATCGAGGCATCGCCGGCGCGGCCAGATATCGTGCGACAGCGTGTTTGCGCTCCTAAAGGGCGGGCTTGGGCTGGGTTGCTGCGACCATGGCTTGTGGGTCTATTGGGCCTGTGCGCGCTCGGCGCCGGGGGGCAAGCCCTGGCGCAGTCGGCCGATCTGCTGGTCAACCAGGTCCCTGCGCCAGCCGCGCTGCCGGCCGGCGGCGTGGTCACCTACAACGTCACGGTGACCAACAACGGTCCCAACGCGGCGACGGCGGTGGTGCTGAGCGACACCATGGATGCCGGCGCCACGGTGCTGTCGGCCATGCCCTCGGGCGGCGGCAGTTGCGGCACCCCGGCCGCCACCTTCACCTGCAACTGGCCCAGCCTGAACAACGGTGCGTCGGTCACGGTGGCGGTGCAGGTGCGCCTGCCCACGCCCGGCGTGTGGAACAACGTGGTCAGCGTGAGCAGCGCCACGCCGGATCCGACGCCAGACAACAACCGCCTGTCGCGCTTCGCCACCGCCACCGCCGCGGCCGACCTCGTGCTCACGGCCAGCACGTCGGCACCTGGCGCGGGCATTGCCGCCGGCGCGCCCTATACCTACACCCTGGGCGTGAACAACGCCGGCCCCAATGCCTTGCCGGCCGGCGAGACCACCACGGTGACGTTTGCCGTGCCGACCGGCGCCGCCATCACGGCGCGCCCGGCGGGCCCGGGCTGGACCTGCACGCCCGCCACCGGCTATCCGCTGACCACGGGCACCATCACCTGCACCCGCACCGATGCCCTGGCGTCCGGCGCGGCGTTTGCCGCCATCACGGTGCCCGCCGTGGCCCGCACCGTGGGTACCGTCTCGGGCAGCTTTAACGTCGGCTCCACCTTCCCCGACGGCGAGCTGACCAACAACACGCGCGTGGTGAGCGTCACCGCCTTGGCCGGCACCGACATGAGTGTGGCCAAGACCGCCAGCCCCAGCGGCACCGTGGCGCTGGGCCAGCCGGTCACCTACACCATCACGCCGCGCTACCAAGGTGGCGCCGCGCCGGCCAGCGGTACCGGCGAGGTGATCACCGTCACCGATACGTTGCCGGCCACGCTCACCTACGTCAGCCACAGCGCGCCGGCGCCCTGGGTCTGCAATTACGCCGCGCCCGTGTTGAGCTGTACGTACCCCGGCCCGTACACCGGTTCGAACTTCAGCAACCTCCCCGCCATTCAGTTGGTGGCCACCCCCAACACCGAGGCCAACGGCGTCGCC
This genomic interval from Ottowia oryzae contains the following:
- a CDS encoding SLC13 family permease codes for the protein MTSPPQPAAGPVSPLNSPLEPESNRKLAMLLLAIVLYIGVLLLPTPAGLTPAGQVALGLLVLVVTLWISECVSPANSAVILTGAAVLGLMGKSLTPGARPMKSADALAAMLGGFSSTAVLLVAAALFLAVALKHTGLDRRVALLVMSRVGISPARLTLGAMIVGLVLALFIPSATARVGAVIPIMIGITAALGLPINSSLGATLMIVTAQACSIFNMGFKTGAAQNLISLDFMQKAFGRTVTWSEWFLTALPFTASMSVVLFLASLFLLRPQVPPAAEAEAKLRAQLAELGPLSGAEKRLIAVAVLLLVMWSTEGVLHPFDTTTTTQIGIALLLMPRIGVMHWSQAEKLVPWGTVVLFAASISLGTLLSKTGAAGWLAQQTLGQIGLSALPVVMVVGALSLFSIVLHLGFASATGLASTLIPIFIAFAQTLPVTKETAFGIVMIQSFVVSFGFILPTNAPQNMLCYATGAIRTKEFAKIGLVVTVAGLLLIMLLSATVWPMMGVL
- a CDS encoding lactate/malate family dehydrogenase, encoding MGARIGVIGAGQVGAAAAYLLSGTAGVSDVVLVDVNTARAAGEAADIGHAAAFGNAARVSEGGYADLAGASVVVITAGASLQPGQTRLQLVQKNLGIADNVVEQVLRAAPDTVLLFATNPVDVMPALAVLRWGVPASRAIGTGCMLDSTRFRDRLAHHLKVAPGAVHAYVYGEHGDSQVLHWSSAVAGGVPILSFAEQLGRPIDAALQQTMAEDVRDAAYRIKAGKGVSNFGIGGCIARLVHALVADEQGVFPVSTFMPEVLGVRDTCVSLPHVLGAGGASHAFMPPLSATEGEALAASAAVVATTLREGMAALPPRTA
- the gap gene encoding type I glyceraldehyde-3-phosphate dehydrogenase produces the protein MTIKIGINGFGRIGRMVFRAAVANFNDIEVVGINDLLEPDYLAYMLKYDSVHGQFKGDIAVEGNTLVVNGKKIRLTQERDPANLKWNEVGADVVIESTGLFLTKETAQKHIDAGAKKVIMSAPSKDDTPMFVHGVNCAKYAGEPIISNASCTTNCLAPIAKVLNDKWGIKRGLMTTVHAATATQKTVDGPSNKDWRGGRGILENIIPSSTGAAKAVGVVLPELKGKLTGMSFRVPTSDVSVVDLTVELDKPATYAEICAEMKAQSEGKMKGVLGYTEDKVVATDFRGDARSSIFDVDAGIALDNNFVKLVSWYDNEWGYSNRCLDMVRVVSAK
- the tkt gene encoding transketolase; translated protein: MPNTSLMANAIRALAMDAVQQANSGHPGAPMGMADMAVALWSRHLKHNPANPHWADRDRFVLSNGHGSMLLYALLHLSGYDLPIEQIKNFRQLHSQTPGHPEVGYTPGVETTTGPLGQGLTNAVGMALAEKLLGAEFNRPGHAVVDHHTYVFLGDGCLMEGISHEACALAGAWKLNKLVALYDDNGISIDGKVAPWFVDNVAERFEAYQWNVIGPIDGHDVDAVDRALHEARGSAERPTLIICKTHIGKGSPNRQDTAKAHGEPLGAEEIALTRQSLGWEYQPFEIPAQVYADWDAKRAGQTAEAQWEQRFARYAKAFPELAYQLARRLAGDLPKDFAQTIVDVAVAAHTKAETVASRKASQLALEAFTKALPEMLGGSADLTGSNLTKTAATPDLRFAPDGSVIKNAEGQIGRHINYGVREFGMAAIMNGIALHGGYIPYGGTFLTFSDYSRNAIRMAALMKLRVVHVFTHDSIGLGEDGPTHQSIEHAASLRLIPNLDVWRPADTAETAIAWAVALENQTRPTALLLSRQNLPYAPKRDLADISRGAYVLSEPADLGLKTKAKAVIIATGSEVQLALKAQELLAKQKIAVRVVSMPSTTTFDRQDEKFKKAVLPAGLPRVAVEMGSTDGWWKYRVDAVVGIDRYGESAPAPKLFELFGFTPENVANTVQAVLRGGPSGRKK
- a CDS encoding nucleotidyltransferase family protein, translating into MRLGALSEAAAPRGLILAAGRGERMRPLTDHCPKPLLEVHGQPLLQWWVDALARGGVHDIVINTGWLGEQIESHFDAQRLSRLRRQLSKDELSVAFSSEVRDFGYALETAGGIARALPLLAPQPQDVFWVMAGDIYAPGFTISAEAAQRFAASGRLAHLWLVPNPAHNPQGDFAIGPDGLALNPVSAPAAGPPQGGHAPSGGSAAGEAAERGGTLTFSTVALYRPALFAPPWCDILPGNPQGTAAPLAPLLRKAIAAGQVSAELYTGAWTDVGTPERLAQLNVVPAP
- a CDS encoding NAD(P)H-binding protein; protein product: MADENTAAHSGQRVLLAGATGLVGRELLKLLLADDDVAQVHTLGRSAPTQAHPKLTHHPSDLRRIAALPPLDAALIALGTTIKIAGSQAAFRAIDHDAVLAVAQAAQLAGAARVGVVSAMGADAQSRLFYNRVKGETEADLAQLGLPCLVIARPSLLLGDRSALNQPGRRGESLGAVVSALLKPLMPANYRAICAEDVAAALWRSVKQGVPGRTVLLSGQMQPH
- a CDS encoding aminopeptidase P N-terminal domain-containing protein, with the protein product MSTPTPSAVYAARRARVAAQIGANAIAIVPTAPERQRNRDSDFPYRHDSYFYYLTGFTEPNAWLVITGDGRSTLFCQPKDVEREIWDGIRLGPDAAPAALGVDEAFSVNELDQRLPKLLENRAVVWYPFATHPGLETRIDGWLNQVRARVRYGALAPDTQRDLCAVLDEMRLIKDAHELATMRRASQISARAHVRAMQRSAAMLRAGQDVREYHLDAELLHEFRQHGSQFPAYTSIVAAGANACVLHYRADAAPIRDGELVLIDAGCELDGYASDITRTFPANGRFTAPQRQLYELVLASQQAAVDATRPGARFNDPHDATVRVLTQGMLDLGLIDKAEYPTLDEAIARRAYFPFYMHRTSHWLGMDVHDCGSYVEPSEVGQISERTDPLSGELIKDRPSRILRAGMVLTIEPGIYVRPDEKVPKDFWNIGIRIEDDAVVTATGCELITRDVPVDPDAIEALMRV
- a CDS encoding MOSC domain-containing protein, which encodes MHSGAKKSATAVRLLHVCVSQARPLTVGGRKLLSGIGKRAMAGPVAVGPLGLAGDEQADLSIHGGLAKAVYAYPSEHLAFWQAARREGGASLFDEPLPPGFVGENLTLAGLLEAQVFIGDTLRFDGSDCVLRVTAPREPCGKFTAVMGFAEAARLMVREARCGFYLAVDAPGVLQAGATLRLTPGLRGLRVADAIRAKWARHRHG